In Pagrus major chromosome 23, Pma_NU_1.0, the genomic window ACTGCAATTATATTGATTCATCTCTTCAGTTACAGGTAACTCTCACTGGATTTTCAGCAGTCAAGCGTCACCTCATTGGCTCAAAAAGCTGCCACTGGTCAAAGATTCATTGCAAtaaaataaagagacaaaaaaaggtTAAACTGTTTGCTCAAGAGTGCTTCTCATAACGTAAGTGCAGAATTGAACCAATCAGTCTTCATTGACAGAATTGGATAAACAGCAGTGGCATATTGAAAAGAAGCAAGAGGCCAGGATTACATTATTGATGCGCTGTAAATGATAGACGAAGCTGAGCAGATTGTGTATCGTGTCATGCATTATGGATGGCCGAGCAAAGAGCATCAGTCTGTGAGCCACCCTCCCTCTATCTCAAGAGAAAGCAAAAGGGAGAGTAGGGCAAGGGGAGAAAGGGAGAGCCAACTCCCCTCCCCCTGCCTGACTGCCCAACAGCCTCTGCCTCAAACTGGCAGAGCAACTCCGAGGAGCCATAGCCCACAGCTGATTCTCCTTTTCCTCAAGTCTACAGAGGCCTGGCAGAGCTCGTTTTTCAAACATGGGAACTGGTGTGTGAAACTCTGAGGTCATTGAGCGCTCTCACGGGAGGGTGCAGTGCACAGAAATGTGTTCGTGGTTTGATGGGACTTATCCCATGGGTCTCTGGTGCGGCAATGAACATATAATTATGGCTACCCGCATTCCCGCACCACAGTGTGTCACTGTGGGTACCAAGAGGCATCACTAGGGAGCAAAGCCTTTACAAGCACTACCTAAATCCAAGTGCTTAATGGAAAATCCCTTTGCTCTCCGTCACTTGGCTGTCTGAGGCTCTTCCTCACAGGGATGTCCACTGTGCTCCACACAAGCATCCAGACTGCTGGATATTTCTGTTCAAATTCCTTTATATATATCCGTGCCACCATTCTAAAGGGAAATCTGCTGCTACCAATAGAGAAGGCCAGCAATGGATTTAATGCTACAACTCATCAAATAGGTTTTAAAGATGCTAACATGGTCATATTTGGTCATATTAGAGCAACGCAgataaatttaaatttttaacaAGGAAAAGCATATTTTAAACTCAGATGAAGTCTAGCTCAAAATTAGGACAACTGTTCCACACTTTAAAAACTCCTGGTTTCTCAGTTGTCTACTTGCACAGATCTGATAACAACCTCCACCCAGGCCAGCTTGCAGTGCTAGATATGATGTCTTTTCTCTCCACTGGGGCAATGACATCACAACACAGCCAAAAATGTAGACACAGGTCTGATCATCATCTCTAAACTGACGGTTAATCATGATCCAATAAGGCATGCATTAAACTGCAGACGAGCCAGTCAAAGAAAACTGAACAGTTAAGCGAAATAAAATTCAGCATAAATTTGCAAATTTCCCTTAATTGTCTCCAGAAACAATTATTCTCATCATCTTGTAAGATTTTATAAAAATTCCTGAGTATTCTTTTGacgtctttgtttgttttagcaGCTGTTGGTGTCATATAACCAGTTGATCAAGAGTGGACAGAACGGGATCAGTCTGGAGATTTTAACAAGCTCTACAATGTACACATAACAAGTGGGTGGAGACAGGCATACGCTTGCTTTTCTCATAAGATATCCATGCTAGTCAGATTTCACAGTGGAAATCTTGGAAAAAAGGTGATTCCAGTATTTTAAACAGCTGAATTGGTCCAGCCTCAGCCCAAACGGGCGAGTTgctgaggttgttattgtaAGCATCAGACAACATCACTCAGAGACACAACCTTTTGTTAAAGATCGAGatcttttttgtttaaacagaaacagacataatatctctctctgtctctctttacaGTCACCAGACtctgttgacaaaaacagtaattttacctcACAGAACTAAGGAATTTCTGGTCTGCCGCTGCCTCGATCAGTTAGTTTGTCTGTGTTATTGTGCGCCTTTGGTGTTTAACACGTTAGTTCGGTCCGGACTAACCCTATTTTTTAAGTTGATGAAAACTTGATGAAAACTGACAAGCCTGCCTACCAACAAGgcaacaacacacatacacatgcccCTACCATAAGCCAGAAACATTCACAAATACACAAGGCTGTTGAGCCAGAGTGATTTGATTAGCTTCTGTCTAGCAAAGAATGCAGGCCAGCCAGTTAGCCAATGTGTTCTTGTCTCCAGTTAATAACTTGGAGGGAACAGAGGCCAAAATCACATCTCCAAGATGGGTCAAAACGGCACAGTGAGAAATCTCAATTCCCCCTGACCGGCCGGGGCTGAATATCAGAAGTGTGACAACTAAAGAGGAATAGCTACGCAGCAGTTATGGTCCAGCCCTACCTTCCTCACTCCATCAGAGCcaggaaatgtaaaacagaaactAAGCAACGACAGACGTGCATATGATGACGGCAGAACATTTTCCAGTTAAAGAGAGTGAAGCAGTACGTGAAGCCGCTTGAGAATGACATTAGTATGGAGTTCAGACAGAAGACAAAAGGAGAAGCATTTATGCTGGTTCTGAATCAAACATTCAGTGGTCTGAAATTTGCCTCTACCCAGCACTGAGTGACTCTATTTGTGCTGTCCTTGGTGccagagaaagggaaagagggaTTATTTTCAAGCCTGGTGGCACAGGGATGAAGCCAGGCTCTCACACACATCATGAACCACACCATAACAGAAGACATCATCGACTGGGAAAACCATGGAGTAACCACTACTGACAGTCCCGAATTGCTCAGGGTTCAAGTCTGTTGTCACCACAGAGAATTTGCAGATCAATTATCTTACAACAATAAGCCTCCATAGTGTTCTATGGCAAATGATGGAAAAATTAGCTGCTCATGAGCTCAAACAAGCCCTTATATCAACAATGAGTCACCCCCACCTGTTGCTGTGATACACAGCACCTAAGACTCCACCTTCCAGGTATGAGTTTGACTTTTACTGTTCCACCTTGTTGTCCCACAAGTTCACCTCCACAGCAGTAACAGTCATACATAATAGCTGCAGTACTTTCCATCTTTTGGATAAAAAGATAGTTAACACTAAAGTGCACCACTGAGACACACTtcaaaagatattaaaaaaaaaaagatgagcaTGCACAAGTGTATGTGTCCTAGCAAATCTGCATAGTGTTTGTTTAACTTTTCAGCACATGGGTGTGTGTTAGCCCTGTCAACAGGAAGAAAGTGGAAGAACGTCTGCACACATAATGAAATTGAGGTCGCCATGAAATGTCTCATGATAATTACAGCTGATGTGTGTCAGGTGCTCTCACAGTGCAAAGTCCCACTCATCTGAATTAATGTGCACTGAGTGGTAGTCTAATCTGCGTGTGTGTTCTTGCCTGAGAGCAGTTAAGAAATGTGCTCGCTGGTGTGTTTATAACCAAAGGCCTGTCTGCATGCCATCTTAATAGCCTATGTACTTCCTCCTCGTCAGCTGGGTGGCCTGCAcgtatgtgtgtgattgtgcagTCCCTGAGCGGGTTGGGTTACACACACACCGAGTGTCCCTCAATAGGGTGGAAACCTGCTAAACAAGCTGCTTTAGAGCcggcttgttttgtttctttatctgCAGGGTGATCTCACTCACTGCTGATGTGGGAGAGGACAACTGGAGCAGCCTGTTGAGGAGCACCGTAGTTTGACCTTCACACCACAGAGAATGAAGAAACATCGAGCCTATTTCCTTAATTTGGCCAGAAACAGTAACAAAAGAGGAAGCTGCTACGGGAAGTTGTGTCTGCTACAGATGTGAGCTTGTTTTGTTCGAAGAACTGACATAATCTTGACCAAAAACTGCTTTGAGGTAAAAAATGATGCACTACTAAAATTTACATCCTTCAGGATAATAGGTGGCTAGCTCTGCCTCTACTGCTTTTCTCCACTGGCCTTCTCAATGACATGTTTTACCCCCTCatataaatgaacaaactgatCTAACAACACAGGCTTATGTGACCCAATACAAGTCCAATCAAGAGCCGTGAGTTACAGACAGTAAGTGGTAAATATAAACTCTGTGAGGTTTTCTGGGTGTGGCCTGGAAGTGCAACTGgaagcacaggaaaaaaagtTCCCATTCAGAGCTGAAGCCAGATAGACAATGGCATAACAAGATAATCTGCATTGTGATTTCTGAAAATACCAAAATGTGCACTTTACAGACACAAACCTTCATTGTTCATATAAGTATTAGTTTGTCAAGAATGACCAGGTACAGAATATATTTactgatcattttaaaaaggcatAAATATTGTGCAAAGTATTGGGAAAATGACAAGAGAACAACCTGGGAGCCCACCACAGTAAagagcacatgcacacatcatAGTTTGGAGATTGCTTGCAAAAGTAAGAAACCCTACACGAGCTCTGGGTGCACAAAACGTTATAAAATACACGAAACTCCAGTGGTTTGCCACGTAAAGGGCGTATCTACGTCAAGTTGTTGAACCTGCAAGCCACTTCATTCTGTCAACGCCAGTTTACGACAAGTGCGTAACTCAATATTGACGTTACGTACTGGGAGAGATAACGAACGTATCGAACCTGCTGGAACATAAAATACACAGTTTGACCACGTTAGACCACGCAAGACACCGTACTCAGTATGAGATCATCTCAACGGTTAACTTAATTGATCATAATAACTCACCTGCCGACAAAATTTTCCAACACCGAGCTTTTGCCAGCGCTCTGCCCACCGACCACAGCAATCTGAGGAAGATCCAAATTGCAACTCTGGCCAATGGAGCTGAAAGCGTCTTGAAGCTTGTTAATCAGGGGAATCAGGTCTTCCATGCCCCGGTTCCCCATGGCTTCGTTAGACTCTGTGAGCCCCCTTCAACACAACGTAGACCCAGAGGCTAAAGCTAGCCGCGCTAACTATATaggtaacgttagcttagcagcAAGGTGCTCTCGGGTTACTCTGAAGTATTGAGTTCCGCCGCTTCAAACAGCTCAGGCTTTTATTCTCTCCTTGAACACTTGAGCGGTTACCGGTAATGCAATTCACACTAATATCATTCCGTGTTCTTTTTAAGCGCATTAACTAAATACTCGGTCAGTCGAAACGGACGGAAAACTCGCAAAACAAAACTTCCTACACAAACACCATCCGGTTAGCGTAGACGACATCCGAGCGAAACCGGTGAGTTAAGACCCGCCTCTTTGTCTGTGAAACCAGGTTGTTTATTGGCTAATTGTGCTGCCCCTCTGTCAAGCGGACATTCTGATTGGATATCCGAAAGGCGTGTTTCTTCGCTCGAAACGAATTGCTcatttctgattggtcaacGCGACTGTCAATGTCAGCCGCTTCGTGTCACATGGTTAACGCAACATGGCTGCTACCATAGAGTGTGGGGCTGATTCAAATACTTCAGGAAACAACATGTCGCTAAAGAAAGCTCTGTCTGCAGCTTCTCCACTCACTCTGCGGATCGTTGCTGAATGCCCGGTGACAAAAGCAAGAGCTTGTGATCTGATACTGCCACACTGCGCCGTCAGCACCCCGGTTTTCATGCCTGTCGGTACCCAGGGCACGCTGAAGGGAATCACCGTGGATCAGCTGGAGGGTCTTGGGTGTCAGATTTGTCTTGGAAACACATACCACCTGGGCATGAGACCGGTGGGCAATACTGCACTAAAAGCAGTGCTGTTTTCCTTGTGATTCGTTTGACTTTAATTCTGACTTTATGCATTCATAACTTTTCTTTTGAGAATGTGCTTTTCCATTTCAACTCTGCCACACACAGGGACCTGACTTGATCGAGAAAGCCAATGGTTTGCATGGGTTCATGAACTGGAAGAGAAATCTTTTAACCGTGAGTATAGCTTTAATAAACCAATGCAAAGGGGAGATATTTGATATTCACAAAAGTACAAGTAGTAGGTGATCTTGAAAATCTTGTTTCACTTTCATCTGCTTAAAGGACAGCGGAGGGTTTCAGATGGTGTCTCTTGTTGAACTCTCAGAGGTCACTGAGGAAGGAGTAAAGTTCAAGTCCCCCTATGATGGCAAAGAGATCCTCCTAACTCCTGAGAAGTCCATCAGCATACAGAACAGTCTCGGTCTGCAATGAGTAAACTAATTTGCATCAGTAATAAGTAATAAAGATTTGGAGCTTTCCCAGTGGCTGAAAGACCATGTCCATGTTTCTCTATCTTCTTCCAGGGTCAGACATTATGATGCAGCTGGATGACGTGGTCAGCAGTACCGTGACCGGACCACGGGTGGAAGAGGCAATGCACAGATCCATTCGCTGGCTGGACCGCTGCATGGCAGCCAATAAAAATCCAGACAAACAGAACCTTTTTGCCATCATCCAGGGAGGGCTGAATGCAAAGCTGCGCAAGGCCTGTCTAGATGGTAAAATagctggggttttttttacaaGCATGCTGGAGGATTGATCATATTTGGATAGAGCCTAAGAACATGTTTAAATGCCCTGAAAATCCAGCTACTTAAAATAATCTAGAGCAGCCATATAAACTACAAACACTCCATATATCCATACATGTAGCCTGACAAGTGTCAGGCAGCTTGGATAGTAACATCTTCAAAGTGTCAGGATGTGTAGAGGAATCCAATAATATAAGATATGTACTGTCAAAAGTTAAAGAGCAAAATATTATGCAAAGATGGTGGCAGCAATCTGCATGTTGGCAGGCAAaagaaacatttgcattttaatgtcaGGTCTTGTAAACTAGCCAGTTTGACTGTGAGAGACTGATGATAAGGGCTTGAACTTGTGCTTTAGGTATCTTATCCTCTTCCTGTAGAAATGACAAAACGTGATGTTCCTGGTTTTGCCATTGGCGGcctgagtggaggagaggaaaaggatgACTTCTGGCGGATGGTCACACTAAGCACTGACCACCTGCCACGAGAAAAGCCTCGATATCTCATGGGTGTAGGGTATGTTTGCCTCTTTGCTGAAAATATCTCATGAGAACTGTGGCGTTAAATGTGCTTTATGATTTTAGAAATTGAGCCTGAATGATCCTTATGTGCTGCAGGTATGCTGTGGATTTGGTGGTGTGTGTAGCTCTGGGATGTGAtatgtttgactgtgtgttcCCCACCCGCACTGCAGTAAGTCCTCTTCACCTCACACACAGATAATCACTTTTACATGGTCATTTAGCAGTTATAATTCCATATCCcaaacagatttaaaatgtgtttctgacagtcatctttctcctccctcagagGTTTGGCTCTGCCTTGGTGCCCTGGGGATCTCTTCAGGTTAAACACAAGCAGTATGCAAAGGACCTCCAACCCATAGACCCAGACTGTCAATGTCCCACCTGCAAGAGGTAAGCTGAGAACAAACCAAAGATTATAATGCAAGCCTGGAGATTTAGCTCACGCGATAAGCATTGTTCTTCATTAGAACAGATATTGAATATTATAAAGTAGTACAACACCAGAAAAGACTTGTAGGTACAGAGTTACTCATCAAGTTCTGTGCATCACCTTGATGAACTGGGTCATTTTTTCTAGAAAGAAActttgctgttgagtttttcaagtgtaattttttttgggtgctttgagcaccacaagcagAGAATCACCTCCTTCCATTGAattcgagagaaggcagacatctttcTCTACCccaaactctgcaactcacagcaaaacaatctagatggacaaatatcacaatgtaagagggaaaaatatgaatttttgattttgggatggATTGTCCCTTTAGCTGGTTACTTTGATCAGACAATGCAATAATGCAGTGTGTTGTGAGAGGAGGGTGCTTTAAATGTATGAATAGGTACATTTTGGTCAATGCTGCACTTTGATGCCAGTGGCACCTGGTGTTTGGACATTCTGTACCACATATAAAGTTTGCTGCAGGACTGAAACATGTAAATGATAAGCCTGCCGTCTGTTTCAGACATAGTCGGGCTTACCTCCATGCTCTGTTCAAGAGTGACACTGCAGCCATGCATCACATCACCATCCACAACATCGCCTACCAGGTCAGTATTGGAAATGTCTCTTAACAGTCAACATCAAATCATAACTGAAAGATTAAATTAAAGcattttacaaataaatgtaaaaaatgttttgcctccAGAAGTTTTTGGACCAAAATAGcaactttttaaaagttttttgtttttactatcAACCCATTTGACTTTAAAGCTGAAGCTGAATagaattaaaaattaatttacattGACATTAAAactatatttacatttgtaatcCAACAAACTTCAACATGACATGGGAGCTGATATATCTGAAGGACACATTCTACATGTATTAAGTGTGTTTTATCAGTTGATTAGTTTTCTGTATCTGCAATCCTGCCACTAAGAGATATCAGCCCGAGCCACAAGTTTACATAATGTGTCCCAAATGTCTTATTGCTCcgacagaaatgtgacaaaagaTATGAAACTTTTGCAAATGTATGTGACACAATTCAGATCGTGTCCTCGCCTCAGTCACAATCACTTAATCCTTCAGTACTCTCTGTACCTCAAAGTGGCACAAACTTGCTTTGCTGCTCTGACATtatcaaaacaatgaagagTCTCTTCTCGTGACGGATGTGTCCCAAAACATCATGTTCACGTTAAGAGAGCATAACAGATAATGTCTGATTATGCAACATGTTAatttcttgatatttttttcattgccTTTTGCATTGAAGCTGCACCAGCAGGGTGGCTGTTGTGATGTTAGTGTCGTCTGGTCTGTTGGGCTTTGACTCTACCACTTTGATCCAA contains:
- the qtrt1 gene encoding queuine tRNA-ribosyltransferase catalytic subunit 1 — protein: MAATIECGADSNTSGNNMSLKKALSAASPLTLRIVAECPVTKARACDLILPHCAVSTPVFMPVGTQGTLKGITVDQLEGLGCQICLGNTYHLGMRPGPDLIEKANGLHGFMNWKRNLLTDSGGFQMVSLVELSEVTEEGVKFKSPYDGKEILLTPEKSISIQNSLGSDIMMQLDDVVSSTVTGPRVEEAMHRSIRWLDRCMAANKNPDKQNLFAIIQGGLNAKLRKACLDEMTKRDVPGFAIGGLSGGEEKDDFWRMVTLSTDHLPREKPRYLMGVGYAVDLVVCVALGCDMFDCVFPTRTARFGSALVPWGSLQVKHKQYAKDLQPIDPDCQCPTCKRHSRAYLHALFKSDTAAMHHITIHNIAYQLSLMRSVRQSIIEGRFPEFIRTFMKRMFPSCDQYPSWAVDALASVNVTLE